aaatcagaataaaTAATAAGGGATTCATATTCTTGAATAGGAAGATGTAATAGCAAAAGGATGCCAATCTTATTTAATGAAAACCAAGCAACCATACTCATAGGACAATATCCTACTGAGATAAgaacaaaaatatggaaatatatataaagaaagtaTATAAGAATGTTTATTATTGCTCATAAATAACAAAAGTGGAAAACACTTAAATCTCTATCAATATTAATTGGATGGAAAACTACATTGCATCCAAAGTAAAGACTATTAGGCAATTATTAAAAGAACATGTCAAATCTGTATGCATTGACCTGTAAAGATATCTTTAATTTATTGACAAGAGAAAAATCTaacataaaaaaaatcatagccAGCATGATATTagattttatgttaataaaatagAAGTGAGAATTCACCCTAAAGATATGCATATACAtagtataatttcaaaaataattgaaaagaattcACACAAAACTGCTAAGAATATTTTCCCCTGGGGATAGTATagaattaggaaaagaaaaaaaaggaagtttcatTTCTTACTGTGGTTTTTGGTATGTTTCCAAAAATAGCATTTAGATTGCAGCCTAGATATGATCTACAATTATATCAATTGTATACACTTACATATCAACAAGAGCTGCTTTATACAATTTGCCACTCAACAATTAAGTGAATTGGTACAAAAGAATTccttaaaccagaaagaaattccAATGGGACAAATGTACATGATAAATTATAGTTCAGTAAGAAATCGTCTTTAAATGTTCAAAGCCAGATTATTCTTCATGTGCTAAAGGAGAGATAACTTACCTTAGGCACTGGCTTTCCCTGATGGCAGTTGATACCACCAATGAAGACCATGTTGGGCATCACGGGTTTGGGATAGTCCAAAACAAAGTCCGTTCGCAACAGCCAAATTGATGTGTGGCTGTAGAGATCGTATGCCGTGACAGGTGTTTGAAGAATTTCAGAGGCTATTtctaagacattttttaaaaaataggggcAAAACAAATGTTTCTCCAAGTGCATGATGTGGTTCCATACCCTCTCCTTGAAAGTCATGGCATCTGAGAACCTTAAGAGACCTCTGGGGACATAGGAAAGAGGAGCAGGGCACTGTGCACCTTCTTCAAGATAGTGGCAAAATATTCCCCTGGCGAAGACCacagaggggagggagaaataTTTGGCAACAATTAAGCCACAGGCATCAAAAGGATCCAAAAACACTGCATCAAAAGAACTCTCCTTTAAGTAGCCTACTAATTTTTTGTCCTTAAACAAACTCCtgcaatttgaaaaaaataagtcaaaaatacCACTGGATGAACTTGTTAATAGAGAAAATGCACTTCGCAGTGGTGCTGTCCACTGAGCATCGGCAAAAACCATGAACTCCCGGTCCTGATCCTCCAGAGTGTATGACGTTGAGTAAGTCTTCACTGTGCAATTCAGTGATCTTCCCAGTTGCCAACTCACCTCTGGCATGACTACGACCACCTCATGCCCCCTGAGAATGAGTTTCTCCACCACCGACCGCATGGTAAACCAGTGGCTCCCATCCATGGGCACTACCAGCAACCTCCCTGCCTCGGCAAAGCCACAGGTCAGCAGTAGACACACAGATAGGGGAAGAAGGCCAGTATACCCTGCACAAGCCATCAGAGAACTTCAGCCCAGAGCCAGCAGCTGGGATTCTAAGCTCCTACAATATAGTAGGTGAAAGAAGTACAGATAGAACCTGCCCTCAAAAGAAGGCGTGTACTCAtccatccattaaaaaaaaaaaattcacattcacTGCCAGTGAT
This portion of the Piliocolobus tephrosceles isolate RC106 unplaced genomic scaffold, ASM277652v3 unscaffolded_41800, whole genome shotgun sequence genome encodes:
- the LOC113223555 gene encoding UDP-glucuronosyltransferase 1-7, whose translation is MACAGYTGLLPLSVCLLLTCGFAEAGRLLVVPMDGSHWFTMRSVVEKLILRGHEVVVVMPEVSWQLGRSLNCTVKTYSTSYTLEDQDREFMVFADAQWTAPLRSAFSLLTSSSSGIFDLFFSNCRSLFKDKKLVGYLKESSFDAVFLDPFDACGLIVAKYFSLPSVVFARGIFCHYLEEGAQCPAPLSYVPRGLLRFSDAMTFKERVWNHIMHLEKHLFCPYFLKNVLEIASEILQTPVTAYDLYSHTSIWLLRTDFVLDYPKPVMPNMVFIGGINCHQGKPVPKGQDLLLSRHWNTSQA